In Amaranthus tricolor cultivar Red isolate AtriRed21 chromosome 3, ASM2621246v1, whole genome shotgun sequence, a single window of DNA contains:
- the LOC130808927 gene encoding uncharacterized protein LOC130808927 — MGPLVLTQLATGLSVLAGAAIVRSVMDQKPMAGPFPRCPTCNGSGRVSCFCSRWSDGDSGCRSCAGSGRMACSSCGGSGTGRPLPVRVTARPPPTNNSNGRSF; from the coding sequence ATGGGCCCATTAGTTCTAACCCAATTAGCCACCGGGCTAAGTGTCTTAGCCGGGGCGGCTATAGTTAGGTCGGTAATGGACCAGAAGCCCATGGCTGGCCCTTTCCCTAGGTGTCCAACTTGCAACGGTTCGGGTCGGGTATCCTGCTTTTGTTCACGGTGGTCTGATGGTGATTCCGGTTGTCGGTCGTGTGCCGGGTCGGGTCGGATGGCTTGCTCTAGTTGTGGTGGATCCGGTACGGGTCGCCCTCTTCCGGTTCGGGTCACAGCTCGTCCTCCTCCTACTAATAATAGTAATGGCCGCTCCTTTTAA
- the LOC130808841 gene encoding alpha-ketoglutarate-dependent dioxygenase alkB, whose amino-acid sequence MYGGDGITDDPDRTAFRRAEKKYKLYYDQNTKRRKQIRPVDLSEVVDFKSILETYNQTGETPNCVHVLKGEFDCPVIHVDNRPGFYFIPGALSVEQQCRWIKESLVSFPQPPNRTNHNAHYGPVQDLFTAAGEGKILVQKEDSLKESEPLSNANEPRWKFCDKTVNVSLKGYGGNSILASVLLRKLRWSTLGLQFDWSKRNYDVSLPHNKIPDALCQLAKKLALPALPAGDEFKPEAAIVNYFASGDTLGGHLDDMELDWTKPIVSMSLGCKGIFLLGGNSRDDEPLAMFLRSGDVVLMAGKARECFHGVPRIFTDMEHSEISLLEKHLSTATDQCFLDYIRTSRININIRQVF is encoded by the exons ATGTACGGCGGCGATGGAATCACTGACGATCCTGACAGAACTGCATTTAGAAGAGCAGAGAAGAAATACAAGCTCTATTATGATCAAAACACGAAAAG GAGGAAGCAAATTAGACCTGTAGATTTGTCCGAGGTGGTCGATTTCAAGTCAATCCTGGAGACTTATAATCAAACAGGTGAAACCCCAAATTGTGTTCATGTACTCAAAGGGGAGTTTGATTGTCCAGTGATTCATGTTGACAATCGCCCAG GCTTTTACTTCATTCCTGGAGCTTTAAGTGTTGAGCAACAATGTCGATGGATAAAGGAAAGCTTGGTGAGCTTTCCCCAGCCCCCCAACAGGACTAATCATAATGCTCATTATGGTCCTGTACAAGATTTGTTTACTGCAGCGGGAGAAGGAAAAATTCTTGTTCAAAAGGAGGATTCACTAAAAGAATCAGAGCCGTTAAGCAATGCAAACGAGCCACGATGGAAATTCTGTGATAAAACAGTAAATGTTTCGTTGAAGGGATATGGTGGCAATTCAATCTTGGCTTCAGTGCTGCTGAGAAAATTGCGGTGGAGTACGCTTGGGTTGCAGTTTGATTGGTCAAAG CGAAATTATGACGTGTCTCTACCACATAACAAAATTCCTGATGCACTTTGTCAACTGGCTAAAAAGTTGGCATTGCCTGCTTTGCCTGCTGGAGATGAGTTTAAGCCAGAGGCTGCTATCGTAAACTATTTTGCATCAG GTGATACCCTTGGCGGACATCTCGATGACATGGAATTAGATTGGACTAAGCCTATAGTAAGCATGAG TTTGGGCTGTAAAGGAATTTTTCTTCTTGGTGGGAACTCTCGAGATGATGAACCCTTAGCAATGTTCCTACGTAGTGGTGATGTTGTACTAATGGCTGGAAAAGCTAGGGAATGCTTTCATG GGGTTCCCCGGATATTCACAGACATGGAACACTCTGAAATTTCACTCTTGGAGAAACATTTATCAACTGCAACCGATCAGTGTTTTTTGGATTACATTAGAACGTCaagaatcaacatcaacattagACAAGTCTTTTAA